In Marmota flaviventris isolate mMarFla1 chromosome 17, mMarFla1.hap1, whole genome shotgun sequence, a single genomic region encodes these proteins:
- the LOC139702561 gene encoding olfactory receptor 1468-like, with the protein MIGRNQSIISEFLLLGLPIQPEHQNLFYALFLAMYLTTVLGNLIIIVLIYLNSHLHTPMYLFLSNLSFSDLCFSSVTMPKLLQNMQSQVPSIPYAGCLTQMYFFLLFGDLESFLLVAMAYDRYVAICFPLHYTTIMSPKLCLSLVVLSWVLTVFHAMLHTLLMATLCFCAENVIPHFFCDMSALLKLSCSDTHVNELVIFITAGLILLIPFVLILLSYGRIVSSILKVPSARGIHKAFSTCGSHLSVVSLFYGTVIGLYLCPSTNNSTVKDTVMALMYTVVTPMLNPFIYSLRNRDMKVAMGRIFKKIPFSL; encoded by the coding sequence ATGATAGGAAGAAACCAATCTATCATCTCAGaattcctcctcctgggcctgcccATCCAGCCAGAACACCAAAACCTATTCTATGCCTTATTCCTGGCCATGTATCTTACTACTGTCCTTGGGAATCTCATCATTATTGTCCTCATTTACCTGAACTCCCATCTCCACACTCCCATGTATTTGTTTCTCAGCAACTTGTCCTTCTCTGACCTCTGCTTTTCCTCTGTTACAATGCCCAAATTGCTACAGAACATGCAGAGTCAAGTTCCATCCATTCCCTATGCAGGCTGCCTGACCCAAATGTACTTCTTTCTGCTTTTTGGAGACCTGGAGAGCTTCCTTCTAGtggccatggcctatgaccgctatgtggccatctgcttTCCCCTACATTACACCACCATCATGAGCCCCAAGCTCTGTCTCTCCCTGGTGGTACTGTCCTGGGTGCTGACCGTGTTCCATGCCATGCTCCATACCCTGCTTATGGCCACATTGTGTTTCTGTGCAGAGAATGTGATTCCCCATTTTTTCTGTGATATGTCTGCCCTTCTGAAGCTGTCCTGCTCCGACACTCATGTCAATGAGTTGGTGATATTCATCACAGCAGGCCTCATTCTTCTCATTCCATTTGTCCTCATTCTTCTTTCCTATGGGCGCATCGTGTCCTCCATTCTCAAGGTCCCTTCTGCTCGAGGTATCCataaggccttctccacctgtggctccCACTTGTCTGTGGTGTCGCTGTTCTATGGGACGGTCATTGGACTCTATTTATGTCCATCAACTAATAACTCTACTGTGAAAGATACTGTCATGGCTTTGATGTACACGGTGGTGactcccatgctgaaccccttcatctacagcttGAGGAACAGAGACATGAAGGTAGCGATGGGAAGAATCTTTAAGAAAATTCCCTTTAGCTTATGA